Proteins found in one Streptomyces sp. NBC_00461 genomic segment:
- a CDS encoding Pr6Pr family membrane protein translates to MTAPIPRDIPDLPALPGVPTLLPSSVPASAVVTPVRHPLTAVYRLLVALMAAAGVTLDLLLGSPVRVLSYFTIQSNILLALVFVLSARRAWSARRPLPSALAGATLLYISITGLVYHLLLAGASSPFSMTSSAAPPAGWQWISNQILHTAVPIAALLDWLFLTPPGRLHLRQAATWLLYPLAYLLFSFARGELILPGTPGRYLYPFLDVDLHSYKNVLANALLLGLGFYALAVLMVALDHARPNPVRHRGKTGFRLQPPVG, encoded by the coding sequence ATGACCGCCCCCATACCCAGGGACATCCCGGACCTCCCCGCCCTGCCCGGTGTGCCCACGCTGCTGCCCTCCTCCGTCCCCGCCTCCGCGGTGGTGACCCCCGTACGCCACCCGCTCACCGCGGTATACCGCCTGCTGGTCGCGCTGATGGCAGCGGCGGGCGTCACGCTCGACCTGCTCCTCGGCAGTCCCGTCCGGGTGCTGAGCTACTTCACGATCCAGAGCAACATCCTCCTGGCCCTGGTCTTCGTGCTCTCGGCCCGCCGCGCCTGGTCGGCCCGCCGGCCGCTCCCCTCCGCCCTGGCGGGTGCGACGCTCCTCTACATCTCCATCACCGGGCTGGTGTACCACCTGCTCCTGGCAGGCGCCTCCAGCCCGTTCTCCATGACGAGCAGCGCGGCGCCCCCGGCCGGCTGGCAGTGGATCAGCAACCAGATCCTGCACACGGCGGTCCCGATCGCGGCGCTGCTGGACTGGCTGTTCCTGACACCCCCCGGCCGCCTGCACCTCCGCCAGGCGGCGACGTGGCTGCTCTACCCCCTGGCCTACCTGCTGTTCTCCTTCGCCCGAGGCGAGCTGATCCTGCCCGGCACACCGGGCCGCTATCTCTACCCGTTCCTGGACGTCGACCTGCACAGCTACAAGAACGTCCTCGCCAACGCCCTTCTCCTCGGCCTCGGCTTCTACGCCCTCGCCGTCCTCATGGTGGCCCTCGACCACGCCCGCCCGAACCCGGTCCGCCACCGCGGGAAAACCGGATTTCGTCTCCAGCCACCGGTGGGCTAA
- a CDS encoding metallophosphoesterase has product MRARYGVPLGIAAAGAAGVVYAAGFEVRSFRLRRVTVPVLPTGMHPLRILQVSDIHMVGGQRKKQRWLRSLAGLRPDFVINTGDNLSDPEGVPEVLDALGPLMEFPGAYVFGSNDYYGPKLRNPARYLLEKAQGRHGLNGNPPAAGVIHNPWEDLRDGFDASGWLNLTNTRGTLKVEGVSVELTGLDDPHIKRDRYTHVAGGPSGAADFSMGVVHAPYLRVLDSFTADAYPLVLAGHTHGGQLCIPFYGALVTNCDLDAERVKGLSRHTAEGRTSYLHVSAGCGTNRYTPVRFACPPEATLLTLVSREEAR; this is encoded by the coding sequence ATGCGCGCTCGATACGGAGTACCTCTGGGGATCGCGGCGGCCGGCGCCGCCGGTGTGGTGTACGCGGCGGGTTTCGAGGTCCGCTCCTTCCGCCTGCGACGGGTCACGGTCCCCGTCCTGCCCACCGGAATGCACCCACTGCGCATCCTTCAGGTCTCCGACATCCACATGGTGGGCGGACAGCGCAAGAAGCAGCGCTGGCTGCGCTCGCTGGCCGGCCTGCGCCCCGACTTCGTGATCAACACGGGCGACAACCTGTCCGACCCGGAGGGCGTACCGGAGGTCCTGGACGCGCTGGGCCCGCTGATGGAGTTCCCGGGCGCATACGTCTTCGGGTCCAACGACTACTACGGCCCCAAGCTCCGCAACCCCGCCCGCTACCTGCTGGAGAAGGCCCAGGGCCGGCACGGTCTGAACGGCAACCCACCGGCGGCCGGCGTCATCCACAACCCGTGGGAGGACCTGCGGGACGGTTTCGACGCGTCGGGCTGGCTGAACCTGACGAACACGCGCGGCACGCTCAAGGTCGAGGGCGTCTCGGTGGAGCTGACGGGCCTGGACGATCCGCACATCAAGCGGGACCGCTACACGCATGTGGCGGGCGGCCCGTCCGGCGCCGCGGACTTCTCGATGGGCGTCGTCCATGCCCCTTACCTGCGCGTACTGGACTCCTTCACGGCGGACGCGTACCCCCTGGTCCTGGCGGGCCACACCCACGGCGGCCAGCTCTGCATCCCGTTCTACGGCGCCCTGGTCACCAACTGCGACCTGGACGCGGAGCGCGTGAAGGGCCTGTCCCGGCATACTGCGGAGGGCCGCACGTCATACCTCCACGTGTCGGCGGGCTGCGGAACGAACCGCTACACACCCGTACGGTTCGCCTGCCCGCCGGAGGCGACACTGCTGACGCTGGTGAGCCGGGAGGAGGCGCGGTGA
- a CDS encoding GatB/YqeY domain-containing protein: MTTTLKSKLQEDLNAAIKERDELRSSTLRLTLTAITKEEVAGKEKRELSDDEVQKVITKEAKKRREAAEAFAQGGRAESAEREKAEGEVLAGYLPKQLSDEELEQIVAQAVGEAKAAGAEGPRAMGAVMKIVNPKVAGLAEGGRVAAVVKRLLAG, from the coding sequence ATGACCACCACGCTCAAGTCGAAGCTGCAGGAAGACCTCAACGCTGCGATCAAGGAGCGCGACGAGCTCCGCTCCTCGACGCTCCGGCTGACGCTCACCGCGATCACCAAGGAGGAGGTCGCGGGCAAGGAGAAGCGCGAGCTCTCCGACGACGAGGTGCAGAAGGTGATCACCAAGGAGGCGAAGAAGCGCCGGGAGGCCGCCGAGGCCTTCGCCCAGGGTGGTCGTGCCGAGTCGGCCGAGCGGGAGAAGGCGGAGGGCGAGGTGCTCGCCGGGTACCTGCCCAAGCAGCTCAGTGACGAGGAGCTGGAGCAGATCGTCGCCCAGGCCGTGGGGGAGGCGAAGGCGGCCGGCGCCGAGGGCCCGCGTGCCATGGGCGCCGTCATGAAGATCGTGAACCCCAAGGTCGCGGGCCTGGCCGAGGGCGGCCGTGTCGCCGCGGTGGTGAAGAGGCTGCTGGCGGGCTGA
- a CDS encoding site-specific integrase: protein MTETPKRAQRAGHGADTIYWDPVKKSYVGAVSLGHAPNGKRRRPKVYGKTKTEVRNKIRDLKKEMQTGVKAPANYTVADAVNDWLERGLKGRDEKGTIGKNRSMANKHLIPLIGKAKLKELSADDVDDWLDDRAEFLATRSLRDLLAILRRSIVHAQRRDMAARNVALLVTAPEGRPGRPSKALNLEQAKAVLIAARPSRLYAYLVLSLLSGVRTEEARPLTWDHVFLETKDGTPPHVAVWRSVRKHGETKTRKSRRTIGLPKQVVDVLEEHMRWQKQERASGGMEWSPAGRVFTTRTGEPLDAANVRRDFKAIVQKAGLKPEWTPRELRHSFVSLLSDHGIPLERIALLVGHSSQATTEAVYRKQLRPVITEGAEAMDDIFAEDRKENPTRG from the coding sequence ATGACCGAGACCCCGAAGCGCGCCCAAAGGGCTGGCCACGGTGCGGACACGATCTATTGGGACCCCGTCAAGAAGAGCTATGTGGGAGCCGTCTCCTTGGGGCACGCCCCGAACGGCAAACGCCGTCGACCGAAGGTGTACGGCAAGACGAAGACCGAAGTCCGCAACAAGATCCGGGACTTGAAGAAAGAGATGCAGACCGGCGTCAAAGCGCCGGCCAACTACACCGTGGCCGATGCGGTGAACGACTGGTTGGAGCGCGGACTGAAGGGGCGCGACGAGAAGGGCACCATCGGCAAGAACCGCTCGATGGCGAACAAGCACCTGATCCCGCTCATCGGCAAGGCCAAGCTGAAGGAACTCAGCGCGGACGATGTCGACGACTGGTTGGACGACAGGGCTGAATTCCTCGCGACGCGGAGCCTTCGTGACCTGCTCGCCATCCTGCGCCGCTCCATCGTGCACGCTCAGCGTCGCGACATGGCCGCGCGGAACGTCGCCCTACTCGTCACCGCACCGGAGGGGCGCCCCGGCCGACCGAGCAAGGCACTGAACCTGGAGCAGGCGAAAGCCGTGCTCATAGCCGCGCGCCCGTCACGCCTTTACGCCTACCTCGTGCTCTCGCTTCTCAGCGGCGTTCGCACAGAAGAGGCGCGTCCCCTCACCTGGGATCACGTCTTCCTGGAGACGAAGGACGGCACTCCGCCCCACGTCGCGGTGTGGCGCTCTGTGCGCAAGCATGGCGAGACGAAGACCCGGAAGAGTCGCCGGACAATCGGGCTGCCGAAGCAGGTGGTCGATGTCCTCGAAGAGCACATGCGATGGCAGAAGCAGGAGCGGGCGTCGGGAGGGATGGAGTGGAGTCCAGCGGGCCGCGTCTTCACGACCCGGACCGGTGAGCCGCTCGATGCGGCCAACGTCCGCCGCGACTTCAAGGCCATCGTGCAGAAGGCGGGACTGAAGCCGGAGTGGACGCCGCGAGAGCTCCGGCACAGCTTCGTGTCCCTGCTCTCCGACCACGGCATTCCGCTGGAGCGAATCGCGCTCCTGGTCGGCCACAGCAGTCAGGCCACCACGGAGGCGGTCTATCGCAAGCAGCTCCGTCCGGTGATCACAGAGGGCGCCGAGGCGATGGATGACATCTTCGCTGAAGATCGAAAGGAGAACCCCACGCGAGGCTGA